Proteins from a single region of Hydra vulgaris chromosome 12, alternate assembly HydraT2T_AEP:
- the LOC100207904 gene encoding uncharacterized protein LOC100207904 isoform X1 translates to MMLDTEKMDVDLSIVKKERLELDDYGQNTGNILDNFITEHDYHDFPQSVPNVCIGDDDVNVDWLSSFFDEPLHDHMSGLNPPLTDLVSISNSNSKLTFVSGENEDLCLDSMPIFSECYTNGVFNVSSKGSTTTSTSSPALRNFNPLLSQTKKENFIEDDFVKDDVKKGQILTKPQNFEVDKQITKTENQQKLFLFMNTPENRVKLAGTNFNIINANLLNKLSGQNNDKPMNVIQLKKCIKLNNVVKCNPTTTNSNASTASSENKTLNTAPKIILNKNNGITDILQSSLLQGIIKKEPENIEIDSGYESPNSNESPCSPPGDIDKSSYDTYIDVPPHERQPFYLSEEEKRTLIIEGLPVPTSLPLNKMEERALKKVRRKIKNKISAQESRRKKKEYMEALEKRVDSFANENSSLKKKMSNLEVANRSLILQVQKLQALISGNSDSKQIPDIQTLETVP, encoded by the exons ATGATGTTGGACACGGAAAAAATGGACGTAGATCTTTCTATTGTGAAGAAAGAACGACTTGAATTAGACGATTATGGCCAGAATACCGGAAATATACTAGATAATTTTATTACAGAGCATGACTACCACGATTTTCCTCAGAGTGTTCCTAATgtg TGTATTGGTGATGACGATGTTAATGTAGACTggctttcaagtttttttgacgAACCTTTACACGATCATATGTCTGGTTTAAACCCTCCTTTAACTGATCTTGTATCCATTTCAAACTCGAACTCAAAGTTAACGTTTGTATCTGGTGAAAACGAAGATTTGTGTTTAGATTCGATGCCCATATTTTCAGAATGTTACACTAACGGAGTTTTTAACGTATCTAGCAAAGGTAGTACAACAACGTCAACTTCGTCTCCAGCTCTCCGAAACTTTAATCCTTTAttgtcacaaacaaaaaaagaaaattttatcgAAGATGATTTTGTCAAAGATGATGTAAAAAAGGGTCAAATTCTTACTAAACCGCAAAACTTTGAAGTTGataaacaaatcacaaaaacAGAAAAccagcaaaaactttttttattcatgaACACGCCGGAGAATCGCGTCAAATTAGCCGGCACaaactttaacattataaatgcaaatttattaaataaactatcagGTCAAAATAATGATAAACCTATGAACGTTATTCAACTAAAGAAATGCATTAAATTAAACAACGTCGTCAAGTGCAATCCGACAACGACCAATAGTAATGCATCAACTGCTTCATCAGAAAATAAAACCCTTAACACAGCacctaaaattatattaaataaaaacaatggcATAACTGATATTTTGCAATCTAGCTTATTACAAGGAATCATCAAAAAAGAGCCGGAAAACATAGAAATAGATTCGg gttatGAATCCCCGAACTCTAATGAGTCACCGTGTTCGCCTCCGGGTGACATTGATAAATCAAGTTATGACACCTACATTGACGtg ccTCCCCATGAGCGCCAACCGTTTTATTTATCGGAAGAAGAAAAAAGAACGTTGATTATCGAAGGACTTCCAGTACCAACTTCTCTTCCTTTAAACAAAATGGAAGAAAGAGCTTTGAAAAAAGTGCggagaaaaataaagaataaaatatccGCACAAGAAAGCCGAAGGAAAAAGAAAGAGTATATGGAAGCCTTAGAGAAGAG ggttGATTCTTTTGCTAATGAaaatagttcattaaaaaagaaaatgagcAACTTAGAAGTAGCAAACCGATCCTTAATATTGCAAGTTCAAAAACTTCAGGCCCTGATTTCCGGAAACTCGGATAGTAAACAGATTCCAGATATACAAACATTGG aaACTGTACCTTAG
- the LOC100207904 gene encoding uncharacterized protein LOC100207904 isoform X2: MMLDTEKMDVDLSIVKKERLELDDYGQNTGNILDNFITEHDYHDFPQSVPNVQCIGDDDVNVDWLSSFFDEPLHDHMSGLNPPLTDLVSISNSNSKLTFVSGENEDLCLDSMPIFSECYTNGVFNVSSKGSTTTSTSSPALRNFNPLLSQTKKENFIEDDFVKDDVKKGQILTKPQNFEVDKQITKTENQQKLFLFMNTPENRVKLAGTNFNIINANLLNKLSGQNNDKPMNVIQLKKCIKLNNVVKCNPTTTNSNASTASSENKTLNTAPKIILNKNNGITDILQSSLLQGIIKKEPENIEIDSGYESPNSNESPCSPPGDIDKSSYDTYIDVPPHERQPFYLSEEEKRTLIIEGLPVPTSLPLNKMEERALKKVRRKIKNKISAQESRRKKKEYMEALEKRVDSFANENSSLKKKMSNLEVANRSLILQVQKLQALISGNSDSKQIPDIQTLETVP, from the exons ATGATGTTGGACACGGAAAAAATGGACGTAGATCTTTCTATTGTGAAGAAAGAACGACTTGAATTAGACGATTATGGCCAGAATACCGGAAATATACTAGATAATTTTATTACAGAGCATGACTACCACGATTTTCCTCAGAGTGTTCCTAATgtg CAGTGTATTGGTGATGACGATGTTAATGTAGACTggctttcaagtttttttgacgAACCTTTACACGATCATATGTCTGGTTTAAACCCTCCTTTAACTGATCTTGTATCCATTTCAAACTCGAACTCAAAGTTAACGTTTGTATCTGGTGAAAACGAAGATTTGTGTTTAGATTCGATGCCCATATTTTCAGAATGTTACACTAACGGAGTTTTTAACGTATCTAGCAAAGGTAGTACAACAACGTCAACTTCGTCTCCAGCTCTCCGAAACTTTAATCCTTTAttgtcacaaacaaaaaaagaaaattttatcgAAGATGATTTTGTCAAAGATGATGTAAAAAAGGGTCAAATTCTTACTAAACCGCAAAACTTTGAAGTTGataaacaaatcacaaaaacAGAAAAccagcaaaaactttttttattcatgaACACGCCGGAGAATCGCGTCAAATTAGCCGGCACaaactttaacattataaatgcaaatttattaaataaactatcagGTCAAAATAATGATAAACCTATGAACGTTATTCAACTAAAGAAATGCATTAAATTAAACAACGTCGTCAAGTGCAATCCGACAACGACCAATAGTAATGCATCAACTGCTTCATCAGAAAATAAAACCCTTAACACAGCacctaaaattatattaaataaaaacaatggcATAACTGATATTTTGCAATCTAGCTTATTACAAGGAATCATCAAAAAAGAGCCGGAAAACATAGAAATAGATTCGg gttatGAATCCCCGAACTCTAATGAGTCACCGTGTTCGCCTCCGGGTGACATTGATAAATCAAGTTATGACACCTACATTGACGtg ccTCCCCATGAGCGCCAACCGTTTTATTTATCGGAAGAAGAAAAAAGAACGTTGATTATCGAAGGACTTCCAGTACCAACTTCTCTTCCTTTAAACAAAATGGAAGAAAGAGCTTTGAAAAAAGTGCggagaaaaataaagaataaaatatccGCACAAGAAAGCCGAAGGAAAAAGAAAGAGTATATGGAAGCCTTAGAGAAGAG ggttGATTCTTTTGCTAATGAaaatagttcattaaaaaagaaaatgagcAACTTAGAAGTAGCAAACCGATCCTTAATATTGCAAGTTCAAAAACTTCAGGCCCTGATTTCCGGAAACTCGGATAGTAAACAGATTCCAGATATACAAACATTGG aaACTGTACCTTAG